From Vigna radiata var. radiata cultivar VC1973A unplaced genomic scaffold, Vradiata_ver6 scaffold_23, whole genome shotgun sequence, the proteins below share one genomic window:
- the LOC106778614 gene encoding transcription factor TCP4, translating into MGMKSTGGEIVQVQGGHIVRSTGRKDRHSKVYTAKGPRDRRVRLSAHTAIQFYDVQDRLGYDRPSKAVDWLIKKAKNAIDKLAELPPWHPTANAADAENNHTNAGSSDMGIAEQSESSGYNFQLQRQLGEDHDNHHSVFIPAPIDTDAIAFFPTTTATSSINFPTYPPDIISRTNNSTEDLGLSLHSFQDPGLIHGQSQADANQTQTPSNHQTLFSGSTQVGFEANYPRILTWNNDAGTDMNRTGFMVNSPALLGQGGSAAYSQRGTLQSSFSPSLRPWSDIPMASSSEHHKSQPIQQASIFGSRFLSDALPGFCIPARIQGEDGSHGVGPDKTSSSSPNSHHRTQT; encoded by the coding sequence ATGGGGATGAAGAGCACTGGGGGAGAGATTGTTCAAGTCCAAGGAGGGCACATTGTTCGGTCCACAGGTAGAAAAGATAGGCACAGTAAGGTTTACACTGCAAAGGGTCCTCGTGATCGCAGGGTTAGGCTCTCAGCGCACACAGCAATTCAGTTCTACGATGTTCAGGATCGCTTAGGGTATGACAGACCGAGCAAGGCCGTGGACTGGCTCATAAAGAAGGCCAAGAATGCCATTGACAAGCTCGCTGAGCTTCCTCCGTGGCACCCTACTGCCAACGCTGCAGATGCAGAGAACAACCATACCAATGCAGGGTCTAGTGACATGGGCATTGCAGAACAATCAGAGTCTTCTGGTTACAATTTTCAGCTGCAACGGCAATTAGGTGAGGACCATGATAACCACCATTCAGTTTTCATCCCTGCACCTATTGACACTGATGCAATAGCCTTCTTTCCCACAACCACTGCCACCTCCTCCATCAATTTCCCAACCTACCCTCCTGACATAATCTCAAGAACCAACAACTCCACTGAGGATCTTGGCCTTTCTCTCCACTCCTTCCAAGACCCTGGCCTGATTCATGGCCAGTCCCAAGCAGATGCAAACCAAACACAAACACCTTCCAATCACCAAACCCTCTTTTCTGGCTCAACTCAAGTGGGGTTTGAAGCCAATTACCCCAGGATTCTGACTTGGAACAATGATGCAGGCACGGATATGAACAGAACTGGGTTCATGGTCAACTCACCAGCGCTTCTAGGCCAAGGTGGTTCTGCTGCATATTCCCAAAGGGGGACCCTTCAGTCCAGTTTCTCACCATCACTTCGTCCTTGGAGTGACATTCCCATGGCTTCTTCCTCAGAACATCACAAGTCACAGCCAATTCAACAGGCTTCCATCTTTGGCAGCAGGTTTCTGTCTGATGCATTGCCAGGGTTCTGCATCCCAGCTAGAATTCAAGGCGAGGATGGGAGCCACGGTGTTGGTCCCGACAAGACATCGTCTTCTTCTCCTAATTCTCATCATCGAACACAAACGTGA
- the LOC106778560 gene encoding 60S ribosomal protein L37-3: MGKGTGSFGKRRNKTHTLCVRCGRRSFHLQKSRCAACAFPAARTRKYNWSVKAIRRKTTGTGRMRYLRHVPRRFKSGFREGTEAAPRKRGAATTA; encoded by the exons ATG GGGAAGGGAACAGGGAGTTTCGGTAAGAGGAGGAACAAGACCCACACCCTCTGTGTCAGATGCGGCCGTCGCAGCTTCCACCTCCAGAAGAGTCGCTGTGCTGCGTGTGCTTTCCCAGCAGCACGCACTAGAAAAT ATAACTGGAGCGTCAAGGCCATTAGGAGAAAGACCACTGGAACTGGAAGAATGAGGTACCTGCGTCACGTGCCTCGCAGATTCAAGAGCGGCTTCAGAGAGG GTACCGAAGCTGCACCCAGGAAGAGAGGAGCGGCTACCACTGCCTAA